From the genome of Pukyongia salina, one region includes:
- the mnmG gene encoding tRNA uridine-5-carboxymethylaminomethyl(34) synthesis enzyme MnmG, translating into MFEKEYDVIVVGAGHAGSEAAAAAANMGSSTLLITMNLQNIGQMSCNPAMGGIAKGQIVREIDALGGYSGIISDKTAIQFKMLNKSKGPAMWSPRVQSDRMRFSEMWRLMLEQTPNLDFYQEMVSGLLVENNRIVGVKTSLGLEIRSKTVVLTNGTFLNGLIHIGEKQFGGGRAGEKAATGITKDLVELGFDAGRMKTGTPPRVDGRSLDFSKMIIQPGDDDPQKFSYLDITQPLKEQLACHMSYTSEKVHDLLREGFDRSPMFNGRIKSIGPRYCPSIEDKINRFADKDRHQLFVEPEGWNTVEYYVNGFSTSLPEDVQFKALKECDGFENVKFFRPGYAIEYDYFPPTQLKHTLETKLVEGLFFAGQINGTTGYEEAASQGLMAGMNAHLKVKEKDPFILQRNEAYIGVLIDDLITKGTEEPYRMFTSRAEYRTLLRQDNADFRLTPRSFELGLASEERMRTMEKKKERSDAFVRFFKETSVTPEEANPLLKANNSAEVKQSDKMFKLFSRPEMDMEDMKKIKAVSEYISENNLDTEVLQQAEIQIKYAGYIEKEKNNADKLNRLEGIKIPANFDYTKLKSLSYEAMEKLKAIQPATVSQASRISGVSPNDISVLLVYMGR; encoded by the coding sequence ATGTTTGAAAAGGAATATGATGTTATTGTAGTTGGGGCCGGGCATGCAGGATCTGAAGCGGCAGCTGCAGCAGCCAACATGGGCTCCAGCACCTTATTGATAACTATGAATCTGCAAAATATTGGACAGATGTCATGCAACCCTGCTATGGGCGGAATTGCAAAAGGCCAGATAGTTAGAGAGATCGATGCGCTGGGCGGATATAGTGGGATCATTTCAGATAAAACGGCAATTCAGTTTAAAATGCTGAATAAGTCGAAAGGACCTGCCATGTGGAGCCCCAGGGTTCAGAGCGACAGAATGCGTTTTTCCGAAATGTGGAGATTGATGCTAGAACAAACACCAAATTTGGACTTTTACCAGGAAATGGTGTCTGGTTTGTTGGTGGAGAATAACAGGATAGTTGGGGTTAAGACTTCTCTTGGATTGGAAATAAGATCTAAAACAGTTGTGCTTACCAATGGCACCTTTCTAAATGGACTAATACATATAGGTGAAAAGCAATTTGGTGGCGGACGCGCAGGAGAAAAAGCGGCAACAGGAATTACTAAGGATCTTGTTGAGCTTGGGTTTGATGCCGGTAGAATGAAAACCGGAACCCCACCAAGAGTGGACGGCAGATCATTGGATTTCTCTAAAATGATCATTCAGCCCGGTGATGATGACCCTCAGAAATTTTCATACCTTGACATCACCCAGCCTCTTAAAGAACAGCTTGCTTGCCATATGTCTTATACTTCCGAAAAGGTTCATGATCTATTAAGGGAAGGTTTTGACAGATCACCTATGTTCAATGGAAGAATTAAAAGTATTGGCCCCAGGTACTGTCCGTCGATAGAAGACAAGATCAACAGATTTGCCGATAAAGACAGACACCAATTATTTGTAGAACCGGAAGGGTGGAATACGGTAGAATATTATGTAAATGGATTTTCCACCTCCCTCCCGGAAGATGTGCAGTTTAAAGCATTAAAAGAATGTGACGGTTTTGAAAACGTAAAATTCTTTAGACCGGGATATGCGATAGAATACGATTACTTTCCCCCCACACAACTTAAACACACCCTAGAGACGAAACTCGTAGAAGGATTATTCTTCGCCGGACAGATCAATGGAACTACCGGTTACGAGGAGGCAGCCTCTCAAGGATTGATGGCGGGCATGAATGCGCATTTAAAAGTAAAGGAGAAGGATCCTTTTATCTTACAGCGAAATGAGGCCTATATTGGAGTTTTAATAGACGATTTAATCACAAAAGGCACGGAAGAGCCTTATAGAATGTTTACGTCACGTGCAGAATATCGAACCTTGTTAAGACAGGATAATGCAGATTTCAGACTTACACCTCGCTCTTTCGAGTTGGGGCTCGCTTCAGAAGAACGGATGAGGACCATGGAAAAGAAGAAAGAACGATCCGATGCATTTGTGCGCTTTTTTAAAGAAACCAGTGTAACCCCCGAAGAGGCTAATCCGTTATTGAAGGCTAATAATTCGGCAGAAGTGAAGCAAAGCGATAAGATGTTCAAATTGTTTTCTCGTCCTGAGATGGACATGGAAGACATGAAGAAAATTAAAGCTGTTTCAGAATATATTTCAGAAAATAACCTGGATACAGAAGTGCTTCAACAAGCAGAGATTCAGATTAAGTACGCGGGTTATATCGAAAAGGAGAAAAACAATGCAGATAAGTTAAATCGACTTGAGGGGATTAAGATCCCGGCCAATTTCGATTATACCAAACTTAAATCCCTTTCGTATGAGGCTATGGAAAAGCTGAAGGCCATACAACCGGCTACGGTTTCACAAGCCAGCAGAATAAGCGGAGTCTCCCCCAATGATATTTCAGTATTATTAGTTTATATGGGTCGTTGA
- the gltX gene encoding glutamate--tRNA ligase: MAQKVRVRFAPSPTGPLHIGGVRTALFNYLFAKKHQGDFILRIEDTDQGRFVDGAEDYIVDSLRWLQIPFDEGPGTESAYGPYRQSERKHLYVEFANQLIDEGKAYYAFDTSEELNSHRKDHEAKGKTFIYNWHNREKLNNSLSLTSEETQKRIASGEPYVIRFKSPKDEELHLNDIIRGNITIDTNTLDDKVLFKSDGMPTYHLANIVDDHLMDISHVIRGEEWLPSLALHQMLYDAFGWKAPLFAHLPLIMKPVGKGKLSKRDGEKLGFPVFPLEWKPKSGEAFSGYREEGYLPEAVVNMLALLGWNPGTEQEIFSLNELVEAFDLNRVHKGGAKFDPEKTKWFQHHYLQQMDEGVLTEQFVEQVLKPKEIAAERLDILDVNKIVSLIKERATFVADLWEQGSFFFEAPSGYDEKASKKAFKEDSPEILAKITELLYEVQDFSAPNISERIKGWISDNEIGFGKVMMPLRLALVGEMKGPDVFDIIAVLGKSESVKRIKAAIKFMA, from the coding sequence ATGGCTCAGAAAGTACGTGTGCGTTTTGCTCCCAGTCCAACAGGACCTCTTCATATTGGTGGTGTGAGAACTGCTTTATTCAATTATTTATTTGCTAAAAAACATCAGGGGGATTTTATTCTTCGCATTGAAGATACAGATCAAGGCCGTTTTGTCGATGGTGCAGAAGATTATATAGTAGATTCGTTACGATGGCTGCAAATTCCTTTTGACGAAGGCCCCGGCACAGAAAGCGCATATGGACCCTATCGACAAAGCGAACGCAAACACCTGTATGTCGAATTCGCCAACCAACTTATCGACGAAGGAAAGGCCTATTATGCTTTCGACACTTCGGAAGAGCTCAACAGCCACAGAAAAGACCATGAAGCCAAAGGGAAAACCTTTATATATAACTGGCACAACAGGGAAAAACTTAATAATTCCCTGTCCCTTACTTCAGAAGAAACCCAAAAGAGAATAGCATCGGGAGAGCCTTACGTGATTAGATTTAAATCTCCTAAGGACGAGGAGTTGCATCTCAATGATATCATCAGGGGCAATATCACCATAGACACCAACACCCTGGACGACAAGGTGTTGTTTAAAAGTGATGGTATGCCTACGTATCATTTGGCCAATATTGTAGACGACCATCTTATGGACATAAGTCACGTGATTCGTGGGGAAGAGTGGTTACCGTCTCTGGCTTTACATCAAATGCTATACGATGCCTTCGGCTGGAAGGCCCCTCTATTTGCTCATCTCCCCCTAATCATGAAGCCCGTTGGAAAAGGTAAACTAAGTAAACGCGACGGTGAGAAACTAGGATTTCCGGTATTCCCGCTGGAATGGAAACCGAAATCTGGAGAAGCTTTCTCAGGGTATAGAGAAGAGGGATACCTGCCAGAAGCTGTAGTAAATATGCTGGCGTTATTGGGATGGAATCCAGGTACAGAGCAGGAGATCTTTAGCTTAAATGAATTAGTGGAAGCTTTTGATCTGAACAGGGTACACAAGGGAGGTGCGAAATTCGATCCTGAGAAGACAAAGTGGTTCCAGCATCACTACCTGCAGCAAATGGATGAGGGTGTTTTAACCGAACAATTTGTTGAGCAGGTGTTGAAGCCGAAAGAAATTGCCGCTGAAAGATTGGATATCCTTGATGTTAACAAGATCGTGTCGCTAATAAAGGAGCGCGCAACTTTTGTTGCGGATCTTTGGGAGCAGGGCAGTTTCTTTTTTGAAGCGCCTTCAGGTTATGATGAGAAAGCATCGAAAAAAGCATTTAAGGAGGATAGCCCTGAAATTTTAGCGAAAATAACCGAGCTGCTGTACGAGGTTCAGGATTTTTCTGCCCCAAACATTTCAGAAAGAATAAAGGGGTGGATTAGCGATAATGAGATTGGATTTGGAAAGGTTATGATGCCCTTACGTCTTGCCCTGGTTGGTGAGATGAAAGGCCCTGATGTTTTCGATATAATTGCTGTTCTGGGGAAATCAGAAAGCGTGAAAAGGATAAAAGCCGCTATAAAATTTATGGCCTAA
- a CDS encoding DUF4175 family protein yields MSTFSIIQQKLEQFIRKYYTNELIKGAILFFAIGLLYFLVTLLVEYFLWLDPLGRTVLFWLFVGVEAALFFRFIAFPLARLFNLQKGITHEEASRIIGNHFPQVSDKLLNVIQLNQNQRESELLMASIDQKASQLQPVPFKSAIDFRKNAKYLKYAAIPVVIFTLISVLGDKDIFSSSYERVVNYDTAYEPPAPFSFIVSNDELKAIENKPFTVKIRTEGEVIPENASISYNNETYYLQQTAPGFFEYTFLQPSNAIDFRLQANKVVSREYTIDVVKTPSMRAFEMFLDYPAYTGKRDEVLKSTGNATIPEGTNVSWRVNTLNTSAVALKTRDTIIEFGISEAEKGSNSEQQYEHSQRVYRKLDYAITTSNENLREYENLSFTLGVIKDEYPDIEVQSRQDSTHTQVVYFLGQISDDYGLTRLRLVYYPIGSEEEAQTAPLPVNKTTVDQFVYTFPGQLLLEDGVAYEYYFEVFDNDAIHNFKSSKSGVFSFRKLTKDEAENEQLQNQENTIKDLNKTLDELKQQDKTLEELSKIQKEKKELNWNDKKKLENFIKRQKQQEEMMKNFSKEMKENLENFQPENEEKDPFKEQLEKRLDENEERLKENEKLLDELERLQEKIEKEELTEKLEKLAKQNKNQEKNLEQLLELTKRYYVTKKAEKLAEEIYKLGEEQEKLADKPEEENTKEAQEELNEKFDEYKKEMEELQKENEGLKSPMDIPQDKLGEKKVDEEQQKATESLQKQDQQGAKPSQKKAGQKMKQMGQQMQAQMMQGQMQTISEDVDMLRQILDNLVVFSFEQEALMEEFKVTDYGNPVFGKKLNVQNDLKLNFQHIDDSLFALSLRQPLISEVINESITEVQYNIDKAMERLAENQMRQGISNQQYSVTGANELANLLSDLLNTMQNQMMMQGQGQGQGQGQGQGQGQGQGQGFQLPDIIKKQKSLSEQMQQGMGQKPGKAGEGEGEEGGEGKGENGEDGKEGNDGKGDGEQGGEGGKSGDGKGGNNGGGNGDSDGEGGEGDNEDMNGLLYEIYKEQQQLRQQLEDRLSKEGLKGKGGDILRKMEGVEQQLLDKGFNQRTLQQMLNLQYELLKLDEADFEQGQESRRESETNRTKYQNTLRLSPEEIKKYFNTTEILNREALPLKPEFKEKVQSYFKKNNG; encoded by the coding sequence ATGAGCACATTCAGTATAATTCAGCAAAAGCTGGAACAATTCATTAGAAAGTATTACACCAACGAACTTATCAAGGGTGCTATACTGTTCTTTGCTATAGGCTTGCTGTATTTTCTGGTAACCTTACTTGTTGAATATTTTCTTTGGCTGGACCCTTTGGGCCGAACGGTCCTCTTTTGGTTGTTCGTAGGTGTTGAAGCCGCCCTTTTCTTTCGTTTTATTGCCTTTCCGCTGGCACGATTGTTTAATCTTCAGAAAGGGATTACCCATGAAGAAGCCTCACGGATCATTGGAAATCATTTTCCACAGGTGAGCGACAAGCTATTGAATGTAATTCAGCTAAATCAAAATCAACGGGAATCGGAATTACTAATGGCGAGCATAGATCAAAAAGCATCGCAGTTACAACCGGTACCCTTTAAAAGCGCGATAGACTTCAGGAAAAACGCTAAATATTTGAAATATGCTGCTATTCCGGTTGTTATTTTCACCTTAATAAGTGTGTTGGGCGATAAGGATATATTCTCCAGCAGTTATGAAAGGGTGGTAAATTACGACACTGCCTACGAGCCTCCCGCTCCTTTTTCTTTTATCGTTTCAAATGATGAGCTCAAAGCAATAGAGAACAAACCATTTACTGTAAAGATCAGGACCGAAGGCGAAGTGATCCCTGAAAATGCCAGTATAAGTTATAATAACGAAACCTACTATTTACAACAAACAGCTCCCGGGTTTTTTGAATATACCTTCCTTCAGCCATCCAATGCAATCGATTTCAGGCTTCAGGCAAATAAGGTTGTTTCCAGAGAGTATACCATAGACGTGGTAAAAACTCCTTCCATGCGGGCGTTTGAAATGTTTCTCGATTACCCCGCCTATACGGGCAAACGAGATGAGGTCTTAAAGAGCACGGGTAATGCTACTATACCCGAAGGCACTAATGTTTCCTGGCGGGTGAACACCCTTAACACATCGGCCGTAGCCCTGAAAACCAGGGACACCATTATAGAATTTGGTATATCGGAGGCGGAGAAAGGTTCTAACTCTGAACAACAATACGAACACAGCCAAAGAGTTTACCGAAAACTTGATTACGCTATTACAACTTCTAATGAAAATTTAAGAGAGTATGAGAATCTATCATTTACTCTGGGCGTGATCAAGGATGAATACCCCGATATAGAGGTGCAATCTAGACAAGACTCCACCCATACGCAGGTAGTTTATTTCCTGGGGCAGATAAGCGATGATTATGGTCTTACCCGCCTTCGGCTGGTGTATTATCCCATAGGATCTGAGGAAGAGGCACAAACAGCTCCATTGCCGGTAAATAAAACAACTGTAGACCAATTTGTTTACACTTTTCCGGGGCAGTTACTCCTGGAAGATGGGGTTGCCTACGAATATTATTTTGAGGTGTTTGACAATGACGCCATACATAACTTTAAATCCAGTAAGAGTGGCGTTTTTTCCTTTCGGAAGTTAACAAAAGACGAGGCCGAGAACGAACAACTTCAGAATCAGGAAAATACTATAAAGGATCTCAATAAAACGCTGGACGAGCTCAAGCAGCAGGACAAAACACTGGAGGAGCTAAGTAAGATTCAGAAAGAAAAAAAAGAACTAAACTGGAACGATAAGAAGAAGCTTGAGAACTTTATAAAACGGCAGAAGCAGCAGGAGGAAATGATGAAGAATTTCTCTAAAGAAATGAAAGAGAATCTTGAGAATTTTCAGCCGGAGAATGAAGAAAAGGACCCCTTCAAAGAGCAGCTGGAAAAAAGACTTGATGAAAATGAAGAACGTTTGAAAGAGAACGAGAAGCTGTTGGACGAACTGGAGCGGTTGCAGGAAAAGATCGAGAAGGAAGAACTTACAGAAAAGCTGGAGAAACTGGCAAAGCAAAATAAGAACCAGGAAAAGAACCTGGAGCAATTGCTGGAGCTAACCAAGCGCTATTACGTTACTAAAAAGGCGGAAAAATTAGCCGAAGAGATCTACAAATTAGGGGAGGAACAGGAGAAGCTGGCAGATAAGCCTGAAGAGGAAAATACGAAGGAAGCCCAGGAAGAACTCAATGAAAAGTTCGATGAGTATAAGAAGGAAATGGAGGAGCTTCAAAAGGAGAATGAGGGATTAAAATCACCCATGGATATTCCGCAGGACAAGTTGGGCGAAAAGAAAGTGGACGAAGAACAGCAAAAGGCCACCGAAAGCCTTCAGAAACAAGATCAGCAAGGCGCAAAACCGAGTCAGAAAAAAGCCGGACAAAAGATGAAGCAGATGGGGCAGCAGATGCAAGCACAAATGATGCAGGGCCAGATGCAAACCATATCGGAGGATGTAGATATGCTTCGGCAGATTTTGGACAATCTCGTTGTTTTTTCTTTCGAGCAGGAAGCGCTCATGGAAGAATTCAAAGTAACAGATTACGGCAATCCTGTATTCGGTAAAAAATTAAATGTACAGAACGACCTAAAGCTGAACTTCCAGCATATTGATGATAGTTTGTTCGCCTTATCTCTACGGCAGCCATTAATAAGTGAAGTTATAAATGAGTCTATTACCGAGGTGCAGTACAACATCGATAAAGCCATGGAACGCCTGGCCGAGAACCAGATGCGGCAGGGAATATCCAATCAACAATACAGTGTTACTGGCGCAAACGAGTTAGCGAATCTGCTTAGCGATCTGCTCAATACAATGCAAAATCAGATGATGATGCAGGGCCAGGGACAAGGTCAGGGTCAGGGACAAGGGCAAGGCCAGGGGCAAGGTCAGGGACAGGGATTTCAACTCCCCGACATTATAAAAAAACAAAAAAGCTTGTCTGAACAGATGCAACAGGGAATGGGGCAAAAACCCGGTAAGGCTGGAGAAGGCGAAGGCGAAGAAGGCGGTGAAGGGAAAGGCGAGAATGGTGAAGATGGAAAGGAAGGAAATGACGGAAAGGGCGATGGTGAACAGGGTGGAGAAGGAGGAAAATCCGGTGATGGCAAAGGAGGAAATAATGGTGGCGGCAATGGAGACAGTGATGGTGAAGGAGGCGAAGGTGATAATGAGGACATGAACGGTTTATTGTACGAAATTTATAAAGAGCAGCAACAGCTTAGGCAGCAATTGGAAGATAGATTGAGCAAGGAAGGATTAAAAGGGAAAGGTGGCGATATCTTGCGAAAAATGGAAGGTGTGGAGCAACAACTATTGGACAAGGGCTTTAATCAAAGAACCCTGCAACAAATGTTGAATTTACAGTATGAATTGCTGAAACTCGACGAGGCGGATTTTGAACAGGGACAGGAGAGCAGAAGAGAATCTGAGACTAATAGGACGAAGTACCAGAACACACTTCGCCTTAGCCCCGAGGAAATTAAAAAGTACTTCAATACTACCGAGATCCTTAACCGTGAAGCACTCCCACTCAAACCGGAGTTTAAGGAAAAAGTGCAGTCTTATTTTAAGAAGAATAATGGTTAG
- a CDS encoding class I SAM-dependent methyltransferase, producing the protein MERDNLTEYLSTKDFLVTGETFHLMYDKELDMLCTSPQPNSENLSRYYESDAYISHTDSGRGLLAMLYQTVKKYSLKKKTGLIKKINKKPGSLLDIGAGTGAFLYAAKKNGWKIDGVEPNEKARDLATEKGIELLPALDDIENKQYDVVTLWHVLEHLPDLDNVVGKISDLVKPGGNLVIAVPNFKSYDANYYKEFWAAYDTPRHLWHFSKIAVKKIFKEDFQLIECKPMMFDSFYVSLLSEKYKNGRSFSLGAIFTGLRSNLRGFRTKEYSSHIYLFRKHQ; encoded by the coding sequence TTGGAACGAGATAATTTAACCGAATATCTATCTACAAAGGATTTTCTCGTTACCGGAGAAACATTCCACCTGATGTACGATAAGGAGCTGGATATGCTTTGTACATCGCCACAACCTAACTCTGAAAATTTGAGTCGGTATTACGAAAGTGACGCCTATATTTCCCACACCGATTCTGGCAGAGGTTTGCTCGCAATGCTCTATCAAACCGTTAAAAAATATTCCCTTAAGAAAAAAACAGGGCTCATAAAAAAAATTAATAAGAAGCCAGGATCTTTACTGGATATTGGCGCGGGAACTGGTGCGTTTTTATATGCTGCAAAAAAGAATGGATGGAAAATAGATGGGGTAGAGCCCAACGAAAAGGCGAGAGATTTAGCAACTGAGAAAGGAATAGAATTGTTACCCGCCCTGGATGATATTGAAAATAAGCAGTACGACGTTGTAACCCTATGGCATGTGTTGGAGCACCTCCCGGATCTAGACAACGTTGTTGGTAAAATTTCAGATCTTGTGAAGCCGGGTGGAAATCTTGTAATTGCCGTACCCAACTTTAAATCGTACGACGCAAATTATTATAAAGAGTTCTGGGCCGCCTATGACACACCCAGACATCTGTGGCATTTTTCGAAAATTGCGGTGAAGAAAATATTTAAAGAAGATTTTCAATTGATAGAATGCAAACCCATGATGTTCGATTCGTTTTATGTAAGTCTGCTGTCTGAGAAATATAAAAACGGACGTTCATTTTCCCTAGGCGCAATTTTCACAGGTCTGCGGTCGAATCTTAGAGGCTTTAGGACCAAAGAATACTCTTCGCACATTTATCTCTTCAGAAAACATCAATAA
- a CDS encoding DNA polymerase III subunit has protein sequence MEFREVIGHNHLKNYFSKTIENGRVPHAQLFVGNTGSGLLPMAIAYARALLCARYEKGSPEYIACENKVAKLTHPDLHFIFPVNTTNTVKKHAVSNQFLEEWREFVKANPYGSLFEWLQLLGIENKQGTINVDEASEMMKTLSLKSYEGGYKIMIIWMAEKMNTACSNKILKIVEEPPEKTVLILLTENEESLLTTIHSRCQKLYFPLLSEEDISTQLIDIKGVELNLARRIAHRSAGDYNKALHILEHNADDLEFENWFVSWVRMAFKAKGNKSSISELLIWSEHLASQGRETQKKFLSYCIEVFRQAMLKNYSADSLLYFEAEKESFSLDKFAPFVHQNNIFEIMHELEEAIYHIERNGNAKIIFSDLSIKLTRLIHKKELV, from the coding sequence ATGGAGTTCAGGGAAGTCATTGGCCATAATCATCTAAAAAACTACTTCAGTAAAACGATCGAGAACGGACGTGTGCCGCACGCTCAACTATTTGTGGGGAATACGGGGAGTGGTCTGCTACCTATGGCTATTGCTTACGCCCGGGCACTATTATGCGCGCGATACGAAAAAGGAAGCCCTGAATACATTGCATGTGAAAATAAGGTAGCAAAACTCACACATCCTGATCTACATTTTATATTTCCGGTCAATACTACTAATACTGTAAAAAAACACGCCGTTTCCAATCAGTTCCTCGAGGAATGGCGGGAGTTTGTTAAAGCCAATCCGTACGGCTCACTATTTGAGTGGCTACAACTACTGGGAATAGAGAACAAACAAGGGACCATTAATGTAGATGAGGCCTCCGAGATGATGAAAACCCTTTCCCTTAAATCTTACGAAGGAGGATATAAGATCATGATCATCTGGATGGCTGAAAAAATGAATACAGCCTGCTCTAACAAGATCCTAAAGATCGTAGAAGAGCCACCAGAAAAAACAGTGTTGATTCTCCTTACCGAAAATGAAGAATCACTGCTTACTACTATTCATTCGCGTTGCCAAAAGCTTTATTTTCCCTTGTTGTCTGAAGAAGACATCTCTACGCAACTAATTGATATAAAAGGAGTTGAGTTAAATTTGGCCAGGAGGATTGCACATAGATCGGCCGGCGACTACAACAAGGCGCTTCATATACTTGAACACAACGCAGACGATCTTGAGTTCGAGAACTGGTTTGTTAGCTGGGTTCGGATGGCGTTCAAGGCCAAGGGTAACAAATCCTCAATTAGTGAGCTGTTAATATGGAGCGAGCATCTGGCTTCTCAGGGGCGTGAAACCCAAAAGAAGTTCCTTTCGTATTGTATAGAGGTTTTCCGCCAGGCGATGTTAAAGAATTATTCGGCAGATTCTCTGCTTTATTTCGAAGCCGAAAAAGAATCCTTCTCCCTGGATAAATTTGCCCCTTTTGTGCATCAGAATAACATATTCGAGATCATGCACGAATTGGAAGAGGCAATTTATCATATTGAAAGAAATGGAAACGCAAAGATTATTTTTAGTGATCTTTCGATCAAGCTAACCAGGCTCATTCATAAAAAGGAGCTGGTATAA
- the ybeY gene encoding rRNA maturation RNase YbeY, which translates to MVSFYSENDFSLSNEKDVTGWIGSVITSEGCEEGEITFVFCGDEYLLDLNQKYLDHDTYTDIISFDYSLGKELHGEIYISTDRVAENATSFKVSFTDELHRVIIHGILHLCGYKDKSSQEESMMRKKENEALSSRNFV; encoded by the coding sequence ATGGTTAGTTTTTATTCTGAAAATGATTTTTCCTTATCAAATGAAAAGGATGTTACTGGCTGGATTGGTTCTGTGATAACATCCGAAGGCTGTGAAGAAGGAGAGATTACATTTGTTTTTTGTGGCGATGAATATTTACTAGATTTAAATCAAAAGTATTTAGATCATGACACCTATACCGATATTATTAGCTTCGATTATTCCTTAGGAAAAGAACTACACGGAGAGATCTATATTTCTACAGACAGGGTAGCAGAAAATGCGACCAGTTTCAAAGTTTCATTCACAGACGAATTGCATCGTGTTATTATTCATGGGATCCTGCATTTGTGCGGTTACAAGGATAAATCTTCACAGGAGGAATCTATGATGCGTAAAAAGGAAAATGAGGCGCTAAGTTCTCGTAATTTTGTCTAG
- a CDS encoding SPFH domain-containing protein — translation MGGFYIFLIPFGIFLFFLLLSSFFIVKQQTAALIENFGRFSSIRNSGLQFKIPIVQRIAGRVNLKIQQLDVLVETKTKDDVFVKLKISVQFQVLREKVYDAFYKLQNPHDQITSYVFDVVRAEVPKMKLDDVFERKDDIAIAVKQELNDAMINYGYDIIKTLVTDIDPDVQVKAAMNRINAAEREKVAAEYEAEAERIKIVAKARAEAESKRLQGQGIADQRREIARGLEESVDVLNNVGINSQEASALIVVTQHYDTLQSIGEETNTNLILLPNSPQAGSNMLNDMIASFVASNQIGEEMRKRNESDPKMGNPKSTRKKPPSASDPEVGF, via the coding sequence ATGGGTGGTTTTTATATATTCTTGATTCCGTTTGGAATCTTTTTATTCTTTCTGTTGCTCTCTTCGTTTTTTATTGTGAAACAACAAACAGCAGCATTAATAGAAAATTTTGGTAGGTTTAGCAGCATTCGTAATTCTGGCCTGCAGTTCAAGATCCCTATCGTACAGCGCATCGCGGGACGAGTAAACTTAAAAATCCAACAGCTGGATGTTCTTGTAGAAACCAAGACAAAGGATGATGTATTTGTGAAGTTGAAGATATCCGTGCAGTTCCAGGTTCTGCGAGAAAAGGTATACGACGCTTTTTATAAACTACAGAATCCCCACGACCAGATCACATCCTATGTTTTCGATGTGGTTCGTGCCGAAGTGCCAAAAATGAAATTGGACGATGTGTTCGAGCGCAAGGACGACATCGCAATAGCTGTTAAGCAAGAGCTAAACGATGCCATGATCAATTACGGGTACGACATTATCAAAACCCTGGTTACAGATATAGATCCGGATGTACAGGTAAAAGCCGCTATGAACCGAATTAACGCGGCCGAACGTGAGAAAGTCGCAGCCGAATATGAGGCCGAAGCCGAACGGATAAAGATCGTCGCCAAGGCTCGTGCAGAGGCAGAAAGTAAAAGATTACAGGGCCAGGGAATTGCAGACCAGCGTCGTGAGATCGCCCGTGGATTGGAGGAAAGTGTGGATGTGCTCAATAATGTTGGGATAAACTCCCAGGAAGCATCGGCCCTGATCGTGGTAACTCAGCATTACGACACCTTACAATCGATTGGTGAGGAAACCAACACTAATCTCATTCTGCTGCCTAATTCACCTCAGGCAGGAAGCAATATGCTCAACGATATGATCGCTTCCTTTGTTGCGAGCAATCAAATTGGCGAAGAGATGAGAAAACGAAACGAGTCTGATCCAAAGATGGGTAATCCAAAAAGTACAAGAAAAAAACCTCCTTCTGCTAGTGATCCAGAAGTTGGATTCTAA